A window of the Oncorhynchus keta strain PuntledgeMale-10-30-2019 chromosome 21, Oket_V2, whole genome shotgun sequence genome harbors these coding sequences:
- the LOC118381783 gene encoding centromere protein P-like, with amino-acid sequence MQIKSPKLAGCALTIYWSIEVTNEGEITPKIDLLTKMPEKALEMDSRKVIENAPDSFQSLLRILGAEASIDTVIQSVAV; translated from the exons ATGCAGATCAAGTCACCTAAACTAGCCGG GTGTGCTCTGACGATCTACTGGAGCATTGAGGTGACCAATGAGGGGGAAATCACACCCAAGATAGACCTCCTTACCAAGATGCCTGAGAAGG CGCTCGAGATGGACAGCAGGAAGGTGATCGAGAATGCCCCCGACTCCTTCCAGAGTCTTCTGAGGATCCTCGGAGCAGAGGCTTCTATTGACACTGTAATACAGTCCGTGGCTGTTTAA